AGACAATGTGGTAATGACTCCTGTTCTCCacgttccctctttttttttttttttaacagagacagagagagagtcagagagagggatagacagggacagacagacaagaaaggagagagatgagaagtatcaatcatcagtttttcattgcaacaccttagttgatcattgattgtactttctcatatgtgccttgaccacaggccttaagcagactgagtaaccccttgctcgagccagcaaccttgggtccaagccggtgagcttttgctcaaaccagatgagcccacgctcaagctggcaaccttggagtctcgaacctgggtcctctgcatcccagtccaacgctctatccattgtgccaccacctggtcaggccacgttCCCTCTTTTTGAGTTTTCAGGAGCCGAgcaacagctgctggttgacacaaTCACAGCAATGAAGAAGAGGTGCAGTGATACTTTCCCCCTAACTTCTTGGGTTTATTTAATTTTCCTCcaccccccctttttctgggtgtgtgtgctgtcCCTTATGGCACAGGGTTGATAGTCACATCATGCTTTCCCTGCAGATGCACAGTcatttctctggaaatgagacagagtgaattccacagaaaagcctataaactCCAGAGAAACCTTGTATAAGATGTGTAAGATTTCATATTatgaatagaaaaactttccattCCTCCTACATACCTGACCTTCAggtagtggaacactctgagaaaaatagttAGAACTAATACAGGAAAATAGtagacaaacataattttactagACAATAAGCCATTAGGTAAGGtagttattaatcaatactgaccttttagaagcttatgccaatattgttgttgctgcttaaaattattgtataactatacttAGAATGGCTTACCATCTGATTTATAGCTTAATGAAATGTACTAACCTCCTCCTGGAATTTTTATCcacattaaagcaaaaataactattaatcaatgtattctgcataacatgtaattataatttagtgtataaaaataaagctgtactagcaattggcagagatgcctggcagatgaggtaaagaatttggctctctcactcatttTGTGCCAACAACGTCCATTCCTGTGGGATTCCTGGATTCTCCCCAGGGTGGGACCCCCGGCACTTGAACACTTGAGAAATCTGTGTTTTCAGATCCCCTTTTCAGTTTGATTGGGACCAACAGGCTCAGCTATGGACAAGGGGATGTAGGCAGAAGTGAGGGAGGTGCCACTTTCTCACCTGGCCATTTGGGGAGCCGATGAGGCGGTTTCACATTCAACCAAACAGGGGAGAGGGTCGCTCCAGAGCTGACCCACTCAACATGTCCTGAGTATAAAGCcccaaaatgttaacaaatattcTCCCCGTAGCAACACATTGAAACATGAAGAACATGAAAAGCACTGTGGTCCCACGAATTCATCAGCAGATAACATTCTTGTCCTCCCTCCTCTTAGGGTAACTTCCTACATctgaggagggggatgggggatCACCCCAAATCCAGTctttctccatcaccatctattccccCCTCTCATCCTCTCCTCCACCACCTTCCCTCCTGAAGTCTCCCCACTGCTGTATCTAAAagctgtttgtttttgtgagagacagaaagactgataaggacagacagccaggaagggagaaaaagaagcatcacttatttgttgtggcaccttagttgttcattgcttgctttctcagaTGCGCCTttactggggagctccagctgagccagtgaccccttgctcaagctggcaaccttcggctcaagcttgtgatccttgctcaaagcagataagctgcactaaagctggtgacctcaggttttcaaacctgggtcctctgcatcccagtctggcgctctatccactgcaccactgcctggtcataaAGAGCTGTTTTTAacactttcaatttctttttttatccttagAAATTTTCCCCAAGGCCATTTTGAAACCTACTGTTTTCCACTGTCCTTTCGCCAAAAATGGGGACCCAGGCTGTGCTGTGAGGAATGCACAGGAGCCTGGCCCCATGTGGGCTGCTGCAGCTGGAACCCCCGTGAGGGCTGCAGCCTCAAACCCTGGCTGATAGGGTTCCCAAGCCTGCAGCTTAGTGAGAGGAGACTGTCTCTGCCCTTGAGGGTCTCTGTGATCAAGACTGAAGCAGATTTAGACCCATTAACAGGATAAATTGTTCACAAGTTTCTGCATGCACAGGACACGTGAGCGGTGAGCACAGAGCTGGTGTGCTTGTTAGACAAGCGAGGACCTGAAAGCCAGTGACAGGGCACTAAGTGGTGGAGAAGTGCCCAGGACATGCATGTGTTGTCCAGGATATCATGGGGTGACAGGGACACACATGGGGTGATGGGATTTGGAGTGATACGTGACTCGTCAGAGTACCTTGGGTGTGTAGTGTAAGTGCCTACTCTTTTTCAAAAGCATCCTTACCTTTGGGTGTCCACACTCCAGTATTTCTGAGGACACAGGTGCTCTTTGGGATAAGTTCAATGACCTCCCCTGGGTGCGGGGTGGAGGCGAATGCAGGTGAAGGGGTGGCCCTGTGTCCTCACCAGGGCCTGTACTCATCCCTGCTCGCCTTGTTTAGACTTTCCCAAGACAAAATCTACAGAAATGCTTGCCTTCAGCCAACGGGTCACCTTTTCCTCTGGACTGGACCCGAATTGTGGGGACAGACTGCCCGGGGAGGGGGTGTGTGGCCCTTGGGGGAGGTTCTGGTACAGTCACCATGAGTGAGGGGTTCTGGATCCGGGATGAGCTCAGGTGGCGAGGGTGTGATAGGccctttgggggaggggtggaggaatcTAAGAACCTGCTGCAGAAACAGTGCCAACCACCAAACACCACATACACCCGAATACAAACCCCACACCCCTGTGAAGGGTGAAGTTGTCTGCTGCCTCACAGCCAGAGGGGTGGGAGGCAGTCGGAGCTCAGACACTGTAAGGAAACAGCTGGGGCCAAATTAATGAGCCACAAATACCCAGAAGAATCGTAGACCTCCTGACAACCTCATCGCTGGACCCTGGAAACACGCAGAGCCAAAATCAGCCCCCAGGGAAACCGTCACTTGTGGGTTGGTCACCCTCTCACAGCAGCACTGGGACGCCGTCACTGCTGTCTCAGATGAAGGTCCCAGGGGCAAAGGTGATGCGTGTCTGAGGTTCCACGCAGCCAGCAGGCCAGGGACAAGGCCAGGAGGACCGAGGGCTGAGGGCAGCTCCTTGCTCAGCATGGAGGTTCCCGCCCCAAATGCCACATGGGTGGTAGAGGTGCCCGGAGAGGTGCCCACGGGAGCAGCTGGGAGCCGGGGGAGGCGGCACGGAGGGGCACCCCCCCTCAATAAATCCAGGGGATGGGACAAGAAGAAGCCCTGAAAGTCCCTAAATCTGCGACAGTGAGCTCTCCTGGATGAGGTAGCACCCTCCACCCCTAAACCTTTAATTGTCCAGACGTGTCTCCTTCGCAAATCCGGTCGTCTCTAAAACCCCGAACTGTCAGGGCTGCGAACTTCGCGGACTTCACGCAGAGGCAGCCAAGCCGGTGGGCAGGGAAAATGTTGTCATATTCGTGGGAGGGGGGGGACAGAGCCCCAGGGGGGACCAGGGAAGTGAGGGCCATGAGAGGGGGTTGGGAACCCCCTGAGGAAGAGGTTCCACCTTCTTTTccgggggggagggaagacagacCGCACTTGGATTCCCTCCCCATTGGACAGTTTCTTTAGGTCCTGAGAGTCAGAGGCGAGTGACTAACAGGGAGAGGGACGGGCACCGCGAAGCTCACGCAGACCGTGGCGGAGGAACTGCCCCGGCCGGGTGGGGCGCAGTGGGAGGGCCTCCGCAGCCCCTGACCTGGTCCGCAGGGCACCAGGAGGCCCGGGACTGCCTCgccctcagcccccccccccccccacggcagTGCTGGGTTTTCTAAAAGCAGGCACAGCCCAGGAaccctgtggtggtggtggtggtgggcggcTAACGCTGGGGACACCATGCAGTTGACCGAAGCACCTGGCTTTGCTAGATGCCTCGGTCACTGGGCCCCAGCCTGCCCCAAGTGCTGCTCACAGGCCACTGCCCACAACTGCAGGAACTCTGAGAGAACCCCTCCATCTGACAGCCAAGAACGCTGAGCTAGAggggagctgtgtgtgtgtgtgtgcaggggggaAACCTGATTCTGTCCTCAGCTCTGCAGGGTCACAAAGGTCCTGCACAAAGTGGGTGGCTGCCACCCTGAAAGTCCCGCAGAGGTAACCACGGAACCCCTTTTCTAACGCTGTGCTTCCCACACCACagcccagtgcccaggctgacacAAAGGACAGGCAAGGCGGTGGGTCCCAGGCCAGTGTCAGGGAACTGGAGGCTGCAGTCTGGTGGGGCATGCAGGGGGAGCCAGGGAGGACGCTCTGACAGCGCTGATTTCCCGAGAGGAGCTGAGAAACAAGCTCACGTCCCAGGTCAGAAGGCAGGGACGGCAGAAGCCAGTGAGCACTGACAGGGTTGGGCTCAACACCCCAGAGTGACCACAGGCAGGGCCAGCTAGAGGGGTGGTCTGGAGGGACGATGTTGAGGGCTGCAGGGGTAGGATCAGGACCCAGATAGAAGGTCACCCACACACAGTGGCCTAAGGCACACAGGCTGATTCTGTCCCAGTCCTGAGGTCACAGCCAAAGTGGGTGTCACTGGGCTGCACCCAGGAGCCAGAAGTTTCCTTCTGCAAAGCTAGGATGGTGGGAGCCCTTGTCACAGCCCCATCAGactcccctcctccctgtccacATGGAGGCCCACGGCCCCATCACTGCACCAGATGGGAGTCGTGCAGGCCTGTGCCCCACTCTGTGCTCCACTGGACCATGGCCAGGGTACCCCTCAGCACCCTCAGGGTCACTCACACGGCCACTCAGAGTTTTTGGATATTTGCACGACTGTGTCCAACCAGTCCCCACTAGAGGCAGGAAGGTCCAAGCCGGACCAGACATCACAGAGGGGAGATGTTAACAGTGCCCAACAGCCCTGGGGAGCTGGCTGAGTGACCGGGGGCGTGAGGACAGTAGCCGATGGGCCTGAGATGGATAAAGCCGGAGAGGAGGCTAATGGGGAGCAGGTAGTCAGCAGTCCCTGAGATCACAGCTGCCCCGGGGCACGTGAGGCCTGCAGCTCAGAGGAGGGGTGCCTGGAACCAAGGGGCGAGGACTGTACTCCACACACCGTCCCCCCAGGCTGCCCTGAACACCCCTCCCATCTCATCCATGGCTGGATCTTGTCCTCTTGTTGCAGAAGGACAAGGGGGCTCAAGGTACCTTGCTGACTAGACAGCCCACTGTGCCAGAGAGGAGGAACCCCTGCTGGGTCCTGGTCACCTTGCCTCTGGTCAGTAACAGGGCTGAGTGAGTCCCCAGAACGAGACCTGCCCAGGAAACTCAGTTCCCCCACTCAGGCAGCACATCCTTCTGGGGTCTTGGACAAGGGCTACTCAGGACTAGGAGGGCTGGACACTTCAGGAAAGGACACGGACACTTGCTGACCAGCTGCTCAGAGATCACAGGCCCGGGTCATGGGCACGAAGCCACCAGAGGGCTGAAATGAAGACGCGTTTGCTCTGGCCTGGGGCCCAGAGGGACCACAAGCAGGGCCGGCAGTCAGAGTGGGGTCGGGCCTTCGGGTCACTTCCTGTCCTCTGACCACTGACCCTGTGGTCATGCACATGCAAGACAGCCTCCTTccctgtcctgtgtcctgtgaccACTGCCCACGGTGGGGTCCTACTCTGGACTTAGGGGTTGCATCTGCTGCTACCCTCCAGCTCAGCAGGGCTGTTCCAGGTGGTAGCCCCTCCTCTTACTCCTCATCCCCCTCCCAGGAGTGGGTGTTCCCAGCATCCAGTCGAGGTCCATGGGATGTTTTCCAAAGTGCCTGAGTcggaggagagagagcagagcggAGGCCCAGCTGGAAACTCTGCTGGAGGGATGGCTCGGGGAGCTGAGTGAGTCCCTGAGGTCTGTATGGAGACAGGCCCCACAGGAAGCCAAGCCAGCAGGCACAGGATGGTCCCTGTGGGGCCCCCTCTCCTGTCATTCAGGATCTGCCTTGTCCCAGGGACCCcaagagaggggacagagggacCCGTGTGCCCTGTGGCCAGCAGGGTGTTAACCTCCTGGGCTCAGAACAGCTGACTCAGGGGACTGGGGCAGTGACAAGCCCCACCGGGCTCAGGGCTGCTGACCTGGGGGAGGACTCAGTGCCCAGCTCCCCTGTCCCTGCTGCCTGCGGGCAGGGCTTCCTGGACTAATGGTGCTATGAGTGTCTGGGTACCTCATGAGGACCAGGGCAGGAAGGCTGGGGTTGGGCAGGTGTGGACCCATCCATCCTTTTATTCACCTGCCAAACATTTCCTTAGAGGCTCAGGGGCCAGTCACCACCCGCACCACAGTGGCTCACAGCTGGAGGCTTGGGTGTgttaccggccagggcagggcaggataGGTCAGTGGGACTGGGAACTTGACCTCATCCCACAGCATCCTGTGAGACCCAAGGGGTCCCGAGGCCCAAGTCGATGGGGACACAAAGGTTTCTTGATATCAGAGGGACCTGGGGGTCCGGTCCTGCCCACAGTGTCCCCATGAATCACTAGGGTATGTCCTGACTGGTGTGGCGTGGGCAGCATCATGCTCACCTCCTCCGCATGTCCCGTGAACACAGGAACGTCCACTGCACGGGCAGATGGGAGACGCTCAGGTGGTGGCTGCAGCCCTCACGTCAGGGCCTGTGACGTCCACAGACTCGGCCCCCCGACGTCCAGTCCTCCTGGGGGAGTGTGTTGGTCAGGAGCCTCCTGCAGGCAGAGCTGCCACATCAGAGCCCAGCACTCTGCCACAGGGGCCAAAGCCCATGGGTGGTACTGACTCGAGGCCCCACAGCGCTGCCCTAGTATGGACAACCCCACAACTCAGACCCAGTGGCTCACCTCTGAGCCCCTTTACGTGGTTCTGGGGAGTTGGTGTGACCCAGGGAGAGGGGTCTCTCTGCAGAGGGGACACTTGCCTCAGCCACCCTGAGAATCTGGGTCAGGCGCTGCTGGGTCACCCTGTGTCTCTCCTCATATCTCTGGTCtccctgctctgtctctctcgacctctctctctgcctctgtagaaATAGTCTTGTGTAGACTCTGTCTTacatctgtctgtttgtccttgtctCCTTGActgcccctgtctgtctgtccctctctctgtcttacaCACTCTTCCACCCTCTCCTACCCTCTCCAGCTCCCAACCAATGTCTGAACGGAAGTCTGTTTTTTCAGCGCAGCTGCCGTGTGTAATAACAGGTTCCTTGcacctgctccttccttcctcagaTCGCTGGGGTCACCCGTGAAAGGCGCACAGGTGAGCGAGGCAAGCAGTTTCCTGGGCCTGTTCTGCACCAGGAACTGGAGGTCGGCTCTATGTCTCCAGCTCTGGGACGTGCCCCTGCACCATCTGTTTATCCCAGGTGATGGCCTGGGGGTCCCCGGGGGGTGCGGCTGCAGGGTGCATCCCGAGGGTGGGGAAGCTCCAAGAACCACATGCCTGCACACGCATTCACGTACTCACATACAAGTGTCTGCTTCCTTCTGCCACCTATGGCCTGCAAGGTGCGTGGTGGACCCCAGGAAAGAGTGGCTTTTGGGGAGGATGTGGGGACGCTGCTCTCCACTGGCCTAGCCCTCCGTTGCGGAAACCCTGGGTTCCCAGGCCCCTCGTCTCTGGGTCTGAGGTGTGCCAGTGTCCTTGGCACTTGGCGTCTGGAGGGTCCAGTGTGGTGACCTGTGAGGAGTCTTTTCCAGGCTATGAGTCCTGGCATGTGTTGAATATGGACCACTTGGCAGAGCTGAACAAGGGCCCTGGCCGTGAGAACAGCTGGCCGGAGGTCAGAGttcagagaggggggggggggacgagggCAGAGAGGGCAGTGAGAGAAGCCTCCTCCGGCCACCTGCACTGTCACACTGAATCCTGTGCAGGGTCAGGCCTGCTTTGCCAGGCCCCCTCACTGATCCAGAACAGGCTgggaataaagcttttttttctcagttgatttggagaaaggaggaaactattgtttcttgttccatttagtgGTGCACCCATTGATCACTTCCCAAATATaccccaaccagggatcaaacctgcgacccTGGCTTgtcgggataatgctctaaccagctgagctaccaggccagggcccagaggcccagagaggagctTTGGGGACGCTGGCTGCTGGCTTCGCAGGTAGAGGGAGGGGCTGCGAGCCCGGCCAGGCACCCAGGAGACGAGAGGGTGAGAACAGGGCTCCCGAGCCTCAGAAGGAAGCTGCTGCGCTGGGAGGCGGGAGCTGGCCTCTGGCACTGCTGGGGAGGCAGGCTTTGTGCCCTTCGGACGGCCGCCCAGGACCGTGGCAAGCCAGCGCAGGTGCTGTGAGGGCTAGATGCTCTCTCCTGGCCCCGCTGGGTGTCAGAACCTCAACCAGGTCCCCAGCACATGGTCAGAGCCTGGACATGCACAGAGCCAGGGCCACCCACACTCAGACACACAGTGTAGCACGTACCGGGAAGGGGCACTGACAGCCGCCACCCACAAACGTCAGCACAGGGGAGTCTCTAAGGCAGGGTCATGGCTCGTGCAGAAAACACCATCATTGTGGTAGCAGCTGATTAAAACCCCAGTTTGATCACGCTGCTTGTTTGAAAAGACATACGAACATAAAGGGTAACCCACAAACagggaaaagcaggtttacaactgtttgtatggaaaataacacaagaatTAGTAAACAATGACACAAGGAAAAATCtgtatgtactcacaactgtaaccctacttcTGCCCACCCCATACAAATGGACCCACATACGTTACACAGGAAACATACGCCatacaatatataaaagttaaaatatgcctgacctgtggtggcgcagtggaaaaaccgtcgacttagaatgctgaggttgtcggttcaaaaccctgggcttgcctggtcaaggcacatataggagttgatgcttgctgctccttcccccttctctctctctcctaaataaaaataaataaaatcttaaaaaaaagttaaaatagagaATTTTGATTGTTTTACTTACCCAGATGTTTTCACTTGTCTGCAACTAAGATGCTTAATTCTGTGAATTTCCTGTCACCCCTATGACAAATATCACAGACCTGACTTCTTAGAAATAAATCCCCCCACACCCCTGGAGAGCAGATGTCTGAGACCCCAGGGGTCCGAGGGCTCCAGGGAAGGTCCTTCcagcctctcccagctcctggggtTCCAGGCATCTCTGGGCTGGTGGctgcctccctcctgtctctgccaccaaccctatgtggcttctcctctgtgtcggtgtctcctcctctgtctcttctaaGGTGCTGCAGCATGGGGGGAGGGGCCCTTCCAGAGGCTCAGAGGATGCCTGGGGGGAGGGTTGGGGGGACCCTGAATGGATGGCTCATCTGGGGTCAGAGCTGCACTTCCCAGGACAGGCCCTCCCCAGGTACAACCTGTGGCCCCAGCAGCGACGGTCCCCTGCACAGTGGGTCCCGAATGCGCAGTCTGAGCCCTGGTGGCCACAAACTGCTAGGAAGTGACATGGGCTGGCACAGCCACACCGGGCATGAGCTGGTGGGAACTGCCTGCCGTCCAGGCAGAGGTGACCCACCTTTGTCAGCAGGTGCTGGACATCACAGAGCAGCTGGACGCCGGGGTGTGGTACCTGAACCTGAGGATCGCGCACGTGCTGGGGGCGCCGAGGAGAACCTGCACTCTGTGCACATGATGCACACGGCCGGTTGGTCGAGGtacatggggggtggggtggagaatgaGGCCTCGCACAGTGATGGACCATGGTCCTTCTGCACGGGACACAGCCAATCGCTAAGGGTGTGCACACACAGTCTTTTGGGATAGGACGTGGCTGGCGTCCAGTGGTCGACCACTGGGAATTGCTGACCCTCCTGTGTTTCTGAGCCCACCTCCCCTAGCCAGCACACCCCTGCCTCCTCCAGGCTGCCCGAGGTTTTGCAAAACTGCATCCCTTATTGTCGTCCTGCCTCCAgtttagatattttcttttcttttgtgaaaaaaaacaccttttatcaagacagagaaagacagaaacatcaatctgcttttgtatgtaccctgactggacaTTGTACCAGTAAAccctgtgcttcgggacaatactctaaccaaccaagctatccagccagggctagtttaGATATTTCCGGTCCCTTTTCCTCTCGGCTGCTAGACCAGTGTTTCTAAAGTCAGACTAGGATGGTCCCCATCTGCATCACAGGTGCCCAACGTCCCctgagacctcagggtctggGGGGCCATCTGCAGGAGCTCACTCCATGGGCCACGCTCCCTGAACTTAACATTTGCTTATGCAGTGTCCTCTGGAAGGCAGGCACACAGTGCACAcaagcatacacacacatgtatactcaCACAGATGCACACGCATGTGCACACTTCCACTCACAGCAGTGGCCCGGCCGTCACTGGGCAGCTGGGCTCCGTGGGCGCAGCGGGTGTTATGTATTTAATAGATCAGAATCGACCTGAGCCATCTAGCAAGTGAGCTTTGTAGGGAGCCCCTTCAACGGGCCATGACACCCTGTGCACTCCTGTCCACTGCCAGGACATGCTCACGGAGATCTCGGAGTGGCTGGAGAACCAACCCTGGGAGGTTGTCAACTTGGCCTACAGCAACTTCGAGGGCATGACAGGCGACCTGCACGAGTACCTGGTCATCTGCATCAAGAACATCTTTGGGGACACGCTGTGTTCCCAAGGGGTGAGAGGGGCATGTGGTGTCCTTGAGGGGTGAGAAGGGTGTGCGGTGTCCCCAATGGGTGAGGCGGGCATGACCTCCCCACACAGGTCATGGAAGGGGGCGAGGCTTCCCTGTATCTGATGCTGAGGTAATCCTGGTGCCCGTGAAGCTGCTGACATGGCCTTCTGGAAACTTCTCTGGAGACTGGGTCAAACCTAGCACCTGTTAGAAGTTGCCACAGTGTATGTTCCCCTTGAGCAAGGTGACTATCTCTGTGTCTCAGGCTGTCCCAACAGGGTGCACAGCCTGGGAGCACCAGTCCCACAGGGCTTCTTCTCACCCTGTCCTGGGGACTAGAGTCTGAGACCCAGATGTGGGCAGGGCTAgttcctcctgaggcctctcttctGAGCGTGCAGATGGTCGTCTCCTCCCTGTGTCCTGACATGGCtgtccctctgtgtctgtgtcttcaccttctcttcttataaggaccccAGTTCTGTCTGATCAGGTCCCTCCCTCATGACCTCATTGTACCTAAATCTCCTCTGTTCATGTGCAGCCTGACTTTCAGTGAGCCTCCTGTCCTGGTCACTCACTGAGGGGCATCAGGCTCTGTTCAAGGAAAACAAGTGTCTGTGTCCTTGTGACAATCCAGATGTCACAACACTGACACAGATGCCCCATCACCCTACTGTCCTCGCACAGACTCGATATCCCCTCCCGACCCTGACACGTCACCCCCCACCACAGGAGGTTCCGACACTGCAGCAGCTCTGGGCACGGGGCCTGCAGGGCCTCCTGTCCTACGATGATGAGGGCACCGTGTGCCCGCACAGGGAGCTGTGGCTGGCCACCCCCTACTGGTGGGGCAACCAGGTGATGTCCGAGAAGCTGATTCGCTACCTGGAGCATATGAAGAGCTGGGGCCGCCCAGGTGGGTGCACGTCCTCTGGGGGTACActcacacatgtgtacacacaacacacatccatcatgggtgtgtatgtgtgcacacatgcatgcgtGGTTTTAGGGCTCAGCTGCACGAGGACTGGGTGCTGCCGTGGCAGCCGCCAGCTCTGAGCAAGATCATGCAGTTCTGGGGTTTTCTGTCCCTTCCGACGTCACACAGCATCCCACATGTTTCTTTCCCGGGCCTCCTCAACTAGTGCCCATTACTCTCTGCAAGGACACGGGCACTTTTGAGTACACGAGCTACACACGACCGCAGCTGATTCGGAGGCGGGGCTGCTTTGCACTGTTGTGTCTGGGCTTTGAAGGAGATTTTCTTGCAAAAGGAACTTGTGGTTTCAACTGTTCCATATCCGTGGTCAGGTGGCTGTGTCTGTGGCCACTTTGGGGCTCCAGAGTCCCACTCCCTGTCACAATCAGCACTGTGAGAGGGCAGCTGTGTGTTACGCTTGGTGTGCTACCTGGGATTCACACGGCTATTAATCTGTGTACCCCACGGGGTCAGGACGTGGACACGTCAGGTAACTTTTCGACCAGAGCCTTCTGTAGCAGGAGCATGGTGATCTGACAGCACCATGGGGCCCACGCTGTCTGCGCTGGTGTGAGGGGTTGGAACCATGGGGGTGACCGCGGGGGCAGGGACAGTGGTAGCTGATGGGCCAGGTGGGCTGCAGGTGGGAACCAGGTGGGGCGCAGGTGGACACAGCGCCTCCCCCCTTGCAGGTGGGCTTTTCATAGCTGGCATCAACCTGACGGAGAACCTGCAGTACATCCTGGCGCATCGTCCGAGTCCCTGCAGAGGCTGACGCTGCCCAGCCTGCCACAGGTAGGGGCCTGGGTGCAGGACCAACGCCCGGCCCGGGTGCATGTTGCACCAACACCATCGCAGGTGACTTCATTGGCGCCAACACCTTCATCAGCAATGTCATCAATCTCAATGATAGGCTGCTCGATCTCAATGAGAGGCTGCTCA
The DNA window shown above is from Saccopteryx bilineata isolate mSacBil1 chromosome 2, mSacBil1_pri_phased_curated, whole genome shotgun sequence and carries:
- the LOC136322358 gene encoding LOW QUALITY PROTEIN: uncharacterized protein (The sequence of the model RefSeq protein was modified relative to this genomic sequence to represent the inferred CDS: inserted 2 bases in 2 codons), whose product is MSETPGVRGLQGRSFQPLPAPGVPGISGLVAASLLSLPPTLCGFSSVSVSPPLSLLRCCSMGGGALPEAQRMPGGRVGGTLNGWLIWGQSCTSQDRPSPGTTCGPSSDGPLHSGSRMRSLSPGGHKLLGSDMGWHSHTGHELVGTACRPGRGDPPLSAGAGHHRAAGRRGVVPEPEDRARAGGAEENLHSVHMMHTAGWSRYMGGGVENEASHSDGPWSFCTGHSQSLRDMLTEISEWLENQPWEVVNLAYSNFEGMTGDLHEYLVICIKNIFGDTLCSQGEVPTLQQLWARGLQGLLSYDDEGTVCPHRELWLATPYWWGNQVMSEKLIRYLEHMKSWGRPGGLFIAGINLTENLQYILAHXSESLQRLTLPSLPQVGAWVQDQXPGPGACCTNTIAGDFIGANTFISNVINLNDRLLDLNERLLMC